One Globicephala melas chromosome 4, mGloMel1.2, whole genome shotgun sequence genomic window carries:
- the RNF7 gene encoding RING-box protein 2 isoform X1 — MADVEDGEEPCALSSHSGSAGSKSGGDKMFSLKKWNAVAMWSWDVECDTCAICRVQVMDACLRCQAENKQEDCVVVWGECNHSFHNCCMSLWVKQNNRCPLCQQDWVVQRIGK; from the exons ATGGCCGACGTGGAAGACGGCGAGGAACCCTGCGCCCTGTCCTCTCACTCCGGGAGCGCAGGATCCAAGTCGGGAGGCGACAAAATGTTCTCTCTCAAGAAGTGGAACGCCGTGGCCATGTGGAGCTGGGACGTGGAGTGCGATACGTGCGCCAtctgtagggtccaggtgatgg atGCCTGTCTTAGATGTCAAGCTGAAAACAAACAAGAGGATTGTGTTG tcgtCTGGGGAGAATGTAATCATTCCTTCCATAACTGCTGCATGTCCCTGTGGGTGAAACAGAACAATCGCTGCCCTCTCTGCCAGCAGGACTGGGTGGTCCAAAGAATCGGCAAATGA
- the RNF7 gene encoding RING-box protein 2 isoform X2 translates to MADVEDGEEPCALSSHSGSAGSKSGGDKMFSLKKWNAVAMWSWDVECDTCAICRVQMPVLDVKLKTNKRIVLSSGENVIIPSITAACPCG, encoded by the exons ATGGCCGACGTGGAAGACGGCGAGGAACCCTGCGCCCTGTCCTCTCACTCCGGGAGCGCAGGATCCAAGTCGGGAGGCGACAAAATGTTCTCTCTCAAGAAGTGGAACGCCGTGGCCATGTGGAGCTGGGACGTGGAGTGCGATACGTGCGCCAtctgtagggtccag atGCCTGTCTTAGATGTCAAGCTGAAAACAAACAAGAGGATTGTGTTG tcgtCTGGGGAGAATGTAATCATTCCTTCCATAACTGCTGCATGTCCCTGTGGGTGA